A window from Musa acuminata AAA Group cultivar baxijiao chromosome BXJ3-10, Cavendish_Baxijiao_AAA, whole genome shotgun sequence encodes these proteins:
- the LOC103968546 gene encoding G-type lectin S-receptor-like serine/threonine-protein kinase At1g34300 codes for MVPLLAVFSLVLLVISNHSPATAERLSSFSAADSPWFPSQDRILVSQNQTFAAGFLGPPSSSGHFIFAVWVQKSIDRTIVWSLGGDIVNSSALAISSLGVLSLNDSSGRNLWPDAGGASNSSQLVVHDDGSLVLGNWSSFDFPTDTILANQMAPSNGNGTTLRSGNYQLVGAKSLVFNGTDNYWNASDIILNLTSDGQLVMENGKGVIAADKGKIVLRRLTLDPDGNFRIYSLDASSGRWQVVWQALLELCTIHGTCGTNEICMPDGFNATKCVCPPGYQNSTRSNSCERKIKLLSPSKFLRLDFVSFYQGSNTADLTPRNLDDCRSTCANNASCIGFSYKFDGRQTCINHFNRFANGYWSPGSEMSTFLRVARSETDQSNFTVMTSSIDTVCPVQISLPLPPKESKTTLRNAAIISTLFALELLAGVLSFWAFLRKYSKYRDMAHTLGLEYMPGGGPKRFSYAELKVATNDFSNVVGHGGYGVVYKGELPDRRVIAVKRLKNIGGAEAEFWAEVTIIARMHHLNLVRLWGFCAEKEQRMLVYEYIPNGSLDKYLFSPSTGVDEGSGEDKIDDPRRELVPPRPLLDWNIRYRIAMGVARAIAYLHEECLEWVLHCDIKPENILIEDDFCPKVSDFGLSKLTNKKDKVTMSRIRGTRGYLAPEWVIQREPITAKADVYSFGVVLLEIVSGVRSSEFQRSSLESEDWYMPKWAFEKVYVEQRIEDILDRHIMDSYDNRAHFELVDRMLKTAMWCLQDRAEMRPSMGKVTKMLEGTVEITEPGKPTIFTC; via the coding sequence ATGGTTCCTCTGCTAGCAGTATTCTCCCTTGTGCTGCTTGTCATCAGCAACCACTCACCGGCGACAGCCGAACGACTCAGCTCCTTCTCCGCCGCCGACTCTCCATGGTTTCCCTCCCAGGACCGCATCCTGGTCTCCCAAAACCAAACCTTTGCAGCCGGCTTCCTCGGTCCCCCCTCTTCCTCCGGCCACTTCATCTTCGCCGTCTGGGTCCAGAAGTCGATCGATCGGACCATCGTTTGGTCCCTCGGCGGCGACATCGTCAACTCGTCTGCTCTGGCCATCTCGTCCCTCGGTGTCCTCTCCCTTAACGACTCCTCCGGCCGTAACCTCTGGCCAGACGCCGGTGGAGCCTCTAATTCTTCCCAACTGGTCGTCCATGACGATGGCAGCCTGGTCCTCGGCAATTGGAGTTCCTTTGACTTCCCGACCGATACCATCCTCGCCAACCAGATGGCGCCTTCGAACGGGAATGGGACGACGCTGAGGTCGGGGAACTACCAGCTTGTTGGTGCCAAGTCCCTCGTGTTTAACGGCACCGATAACTACTGGAACGCGTCGGACATCATCCTCAACCTCACATCGGACGGGCAACTGGTCATGGAAAACGGCAAAGGAGTGATTGCAGCCGACAAAGGGAAAATCGTTCTCCGGAGGCTCACGCTCGACCCTGACGGCAATTTTAGGATATACAGTCTTGATGCAAGCTCGGGAAGGTGGCAGGTGGTCTGGCAAGCGTTGCTGGAGCTCTGCACCATCCATGGCACTTGCGGCACCAACGAGATCTGCATGCCCGACGGCTTCAACGCCACCAAGTGTGTCTGCCCACCAGGCTACCAAAACAGCACACGTAGCAATTCCTGCGAACGGAAGATAAAGCTCTTGTCTCCCAGCAAATTCCTGAGGCTGGACTTCGTGAGCTTCTACCAGGGATCGAACACTGCAGATCTGACGCCGCGTAACCTCGACGACTGCAGATCGACATGCGCGAACAACGCCAGCTGCATCGGCTTCAGCTACAAGTTCGACGGCCGGCAGACCTGCATCAACCATTTCAATCGATTCGCCAACGGGTATTGGTCTCCAGGGAGTGAGATGTCAACGTTCCTTCGGGTGGCAAGGTCCGAAACAGATCAATCCAACTTCACGGTGATGACCTCCTCGATCGACACGGTGTGCCCTGTTCAGATCAGTCTCCCCTTACCGCCTAAAGAGTCGAAGACCACCCTCAGAAACGCGGCCATCATCAGCACCCTGTTCGCGCTGGAGCTCCTGGCCGGAGTCCTATCGTTCTGGGCATTCCTCCGGAAGTATTCCAAGTACAGAGACATGGCCCATACACTAGGGTTGGAGTACATGCCCGGCGGAGGGCCAAAGCGCTTCTCTTACGCAGAACTGAAGGTCGCAACAAATGACTTCTCGAACGTGGTCGGCCATGGCGGATACGGTGTGGTCTACAAGGGGGAACTCCCTGATCGCCGCGTCATCGCCGTCAAACGCCTCAAGAACATCGGCGGCGCGGAAGCAGAATTTTGGGCCGAGGTGACGATCATCGCCAGGATGCATCATCTGAACCTGGTCCGGCTGTGGGGCTTCTGTGCCGAAAAGGAGCAGCGAATGCTCGTCTACGAGTACATTCCCAATGGCTCCCTCGACAAGTACCTCTTCTCCCCATCCACCGGAGTCGACGAAGGCTCGGGCGAGGACAAGATTGACGACCCAAGGAGAGAGTTAGTTCCTCCAAGACCTCTGCTCGATTGGAACATCAGATACAGGATCGCCATGGGGGTCGCTCGCGCCATAGCGTACCTCCACGAGGAGTGCCTCGAGTGGGTACTGCACTGCGACATCAAACCGGAGAACATACTGATCGAGGACGACTTCTGCCCAAAAGTGTCAGATTTCGGCCTGTCGAAGCTGACGAACAAGAAGGACAAGGTGACCATGTCGCGAATCAGGGGGACGCGAGGCTACCTGGCGCCGGAGTGGGTGATTCAACGGGAGCCGATCACCGCAAAGGCCGACGTCTACAGCTTCGGCGTGGTGCTTCTGGAGATCGTGAGTGGGGTCAGGAGCTCAGAGTTCCAGCGGTCGTCGCTGGAGAGCGAAGACTGGTACATGCCCAAGTGGGCGTTCGAGAAGGTGTATGTGGAGCAGAGGATCGAGGACATCCTCGATCGCCACATCATGGATTCCTATGACAACCGCGCCCACTTCGAGCTGGTGGATCGAATGCTCAAGACAGCCATGTGGTGCTTACAGGACCGAGCGGAGATGAGGCCGTCGATGGGGAAGGTGACCAAGATGCTTGAGGGCACCGTGGAGATCACAGAGCCTGGGAAGCCCACCATCTTCACATGCTAA
- the LOC135651124 gene encoding probable methyltransferase At1g29790 gives MDSSRSHHRFSNLLCLFVLLFSNLLTFLLFSSSSSSCPPCPSSTTTTTVAACATTAASASSSNADASLPAEFVAFTSAQPLPFGHNPNMDSAEIHPPAGLACPLFPDDLAAFMSYPVNGSCPDDEPLAQRLLLRGCEPLPRRRCRPAAPPDPASPLPHPAALWSLPPDRSIHWSAYSCKSFRCLVDRKRSPSFDDCKDCFDILDGSRERLRWVAPSDNPLDFSIDEVLRAADPVGSVRIGLDIGGGSGTFAVRMRERNVTIVSTTMNLNGPFSSFMAARGVVPLYLSVSQRLPFFDNTLDLVHSMHVLSNWIPTTLLHFILFDIYRVLRPGGLFWLDHFFFVEPQMGEYVPVIDRVGFKKLRWEVGRKLDRGLELREMYISALLQKPLKNSW, from the coding sequence ATGGACTCCTCCCGTTCCCACCACCGCTTCAGCAACCTTCTCTGCCTCTTTGTCCTCCTCTTCTCCAACCTCCTcactttccttctcttctcctcttcctcttcttcatgccctCCTTGTCCTTCTTCTACTACTACTACAACTGTTGCTGCATGTGCTACGACTGCAGCATCTGCTTCCTCCAGTAATGCCGATGCTTCTCTGCCGGCAGAGTTCGTGGCCTTCACCTCCGCGCAGCCCCTTCCCTTCGGCCACAACCCCAACATGGACTCCGCGGAGATCCACCCTCCCGCGGGGCTGGCTTGCCCTCTCTTCCCCGACGATCTCGCCGCCTTCATGTCCTACCCCGTCAACGGCTCCTGCCCTGACGACGAGCCCCTGGCCCAGCGCCTCCTCCTCCGAGGCTGCGAGCCCCTCCCACGGCGCCGCTGCCGTCCCGCCGCGCCACCGGACCCCGCCTCGCCCCTCCCCCACCCGGCCGCCCTCTGGTCGCTCCCCCCGGACCGCTCCATCCACTGGTCCGCCTACTCCTGCAAGTCCTTCCGCTGCCTCGTGGACCGCAAGCGCTCCCCCTCCTTCGACGACTGCAAGGACTGCTTCGACATCCTCGACGGCAGCCGCGAGCGGCTCCGCTGGGTGGCCCCCTCCGACAACCCCCTCGActtctccatcgacgaggtcctcCGGGCGGCCGACCCCGTCGGCTCAGTGCGCATCGGCCTCGACATCGGCGGCGGCTCCGGAACCTTCGCCGTCCGCATGCGGGAACGCAACGTTACCATCGTCTCCACCACCATGAACCTCAACGGGCCCTTCAGCAGCTTCATGGCCGCCCGCGGGGTGGTGCCGCTCTACCTGAGCGTCTCGCAGCGGCTGCCCTTCTTCGACAACACCCTCGACCTGGTGCACTCCATGCACGTGCTCAGCAACTGGATCCCCACCACCCTGCTCCACTTCATCCTCTTCGACATCTACCGGGTGCTGCGCCCCGGCGGCCTCTTCTGGCTCGACCACTTCTTCTTCGTGGAGCCTCAGATGGGCGAGTATGTGCCCGTCATCGACCGCGTCGGCTTCAAGAAGCTCCGGTGGGAGGTGGGCAGGAAGCTGGACAGGGGCCTCGAGCTGCGGGAGATGTACATCTCCGCCCTGCTGCAGAAGCCACTCAAGAACTCCTGGTAG
- the LOC135651123 gene encoding microtubule-associated protein 70-1-like, whose product MSDLRDFGGEGFLGEAAGGNATPQPAPEALTASASFKIEGKSALALRRRASMKPNLEVDEFINLLHGSDPVKVELNRLENEVRDKDRELSESQAEIKALRLSERAREKAVEELTEELNKMDEKLKLTESLLENRNLEIKRINDEKKAALAAQFAAEATLRRVHADQKDDDMPPIEAILAPLEAELKLSRQEIAKLQDDNRALDRLTKSKEAALLEAERTVQIALAKASMVDDLQNKNQELMKQIEICQEENKILDKMHRQKVAEVEKLSQTVRELEEAVLAGGAAANAVRDYQRKVQEMSEEMKTLDRELARAKVTANRVAVVVANEWKDASDKVMPVKQWLEERRFMQGEMQQLRDKLAITERTARSEAQLKEKFQVRLKVLEEGLRMSAGGSNRTIVEGKSVSNGPSRRQSLGGAENVPKSVNGFLSKRPSFQMRSSLSSSMVLKHAKGASKSFDGGTRSLDRSKALLNGASLSLNRSSDATAENISHNSWKEIPEEKTNELSNVDSDDCVSGLLYDMLQKEVITLRKACHEKDQSLKDKDDAIEMLAKKVDTLTKAMEVEAKKMRREVAAMEKEVAAMRVEKEQDNKSKRLGGSKAPSSSSQLLPGRTVPRGGLMRNP is encoded by the exons ATGTCAGATCTGCGCGACTTCGGCGGGGAAGGGTTCTTAGGCGAGGCCGCCGGGGGGAATGCGACGCCGCAGCCGGCACCGGAGGCTCTGACGGCGTCTGCGTCGTTCAAGATTGAGGGGAAGTCGGCGCTGGCCCTGAGGCGAAGGGCCTCGATGAAGCCCAACTTGGAGGTGGACGAGTTTATTAATCTGCTCCACGGATCGGATCCGGTGAAGGTCGAGCTGAATAGGCTCGAGAATGAAGTCAGAG ACAAAGATCGAGAATTATCTGAGTCACAGGCGGAGATCAAAGCTCTGAGGTTGTCTGAGCGCGCGAGAGAGAAGGCAGTCGAAGAG CTAACGGAAGAATTGAATAAGATGGATGAGAAGCTCAAGCTCACTGAATCACTTCTTGAGAACAGG AATCTTGAAATTAAGAGGATAAATGATGAAAAGAAAGCAGCCTTGGCTGCACAGTTTGCAGCAGAGGCGACACTTAGAAGAGTCCATGCAGATCAAAAAGATGATGACATGCCCCCAATTGAAGCCATTCTTGCACCTCTTGAGGCAGAGTTGAAGCTATCTCGGCAGGAG ATTGCAAAGCTACAGGATGACAACAGGGCATTAGATCGTCTTACCAAATCAAAAGAAGCAGCACTGCTGGAAGCAGAACGGACCGTACAGATTGCTTTAGCAAAGGCCTCTATGGTGGACGATTTACAAAATAAGAACCAGGAATTAATGAAACAGATCGAAATATGTCAG GAAGAGAACAAGATCCTGGATAAAATGCATCGACAAAAGGTTGCTGAGGTTGAAAAGCTTAGCCAGACTGTACGAGAACTGGAAGAGGCTGTTCTTGCAGGTGGTGCAGCTGCAAATGCCGTAAGGGATTACCAGCGAAAAGTTCAGGAGATGAGT GAAGAGATGAAAacgcttgatcgtgaacttgctcGGGCAAAGGTTACAGCTAATAGGGTTGCAGTGGTTGTGGCAAATGAATGGAAAGATGCTAGTGACAAAGTAATGCCTGTTAAACAGTGGCTTGAGGAACGGAGATTCATGCAG GGTGAGATGCAGCAACTTCGGGACAAGCTTGCTATAACAGAACGTACTGCAAGATCTGAAGCTCAGTTGAAA GAGAAGTTTCAGGTACGGCTCAAGGTTTTGGAAGAGGGATTGAGAATGTCAGCAGGTGGCAGTAACCGCACCATTGTAGAGGGGAAGAGTGTAAGCAATGGTCCTTCACGCCGCCAGTCCCTTGGTGGAGCTGAGAATGTTCCTAAGAGTGTTAATGGCTTCCTTTCTAAGCGACCATCATTTCAGATGAGATCTTCTCTTTCCAGTAGCATGGTACTGAAACATGCCAAAGGGGCATCAAAGTCATTTGATGGTGGCACTAGGTCATTGGACCGAAGCAAAGCCCTCCTGAATGGAGCTAGTTTGTCACTGAACAGATCTTCTGATGCAACTGCAGAGAATATCTCACATAACAGTTGGAAGGAAATTCCAGAAGAGAAAACCAATGAGTTATCTAATGTTGACTCAGATGATTGTGTCTCTGGACTTCTGTATGATATGTTGCAGAAGGAGGTAATTACTCTGAGGAAAGCATGCCATGAGAAGGACCAGAGCTTAAAAGACAAGGATGATGCGATTGAG ATGCTGGCCAAGAAAGTTGATACATTGACTAAAGCTATGGAAGTGGAAGCAAAAAAGATGAGAAGGGAAGTAGCTGCAATGGAGAAAGAAGTGGCTgctatgagagtggagaaagaacAAGATAACAAGTCTAAGCGACTTGGTGGTTCGAAAGCTCCATCTAGTAGTTCACAGTTGCTTCCTGGAAG GACTGTCCCTCGAGGTGGGTTGATGCGCAATCCATAA
- the LOC135650740 gene encoding probable cinnamyl alcohol dehydrogenase 9, whose translation MEEEETGHAWAARDSTGVVSPFAFPLRAMKGDDITLKVLYCGICLTDLCTIKNYWRNAKYPVVPGHEIVGVVTQVGRVVHKFKIGDKVGVGYMAGACRSCDNCRVDDENYCPKLVPVFNSFYPDGTKTYGGFADMVVVNEHFAVRVPETLPLDKVGPLLCAGTTVYTPMKQHGLDQPGKHLGVVGLGGLGHLAVKFGKAFGLRVTVISSTPDKEKDAVELLGADSFIVISNAEQMKAAAGTMDHIVSTSAGALSFSPLVALLKTHGKIIMVGTSTKPMEIPSFDLVSGGKSIVGSMIGGMKVAQEMIEFASEHRVTPEVEVVRMEDVNLAMERLEKGDVRYRFVVDVANAFHDSRGV comes from the exons atGGAAGAAGAAGAGACGGGACATGCATGGGCAGCCAGGGATTCGACCGGAGTCGTCTCCCCCTTCGCCTTCCCCTTAAG AGCCATGAAAGGCGACGACATCACCTTGAAGGTACTCTACTGTGGAATTTGCCTTACCGATCTTTGCACGATCAAGAATTACTGGAGAAACGCAAAGTACCCGGTCGTCCCAGG GCACGAGATTGTAGGCGTTGTAACCCAAGTCGGGCGGGtcgttcacaagttcaagatcggCGACAAGGTCGGCGTCGGGTACATGGCCGGTGCTTGTCGCTCTTGTGACAACTGCAGAGTGGATGATGAGAACTACTGCCCCAAACTGGTTCCCGTCTTCAACAGCTTCTACCCTGATGGCACTAAAACCTACGGGGGATTCGCCGACATGGTGGTCGTCAACGAGCATTTCGCCGTCAGGGTCCCAGAGACGTTGCCCCTGGACAAGGTCGGTCCCCTGTTGTGTGCAGGCACCACCGTGTACACCCCGATGAAGCAGCATGGACTGGACCAACCGGGGAAGCATCTGGGCGTTGTGGGCCTCGGAGGGCTCGGCCACCTGGCTGTGAAGTTTGGCAAGGCTTTCGGGTTGAGAGTGACCGTGATCAGCTCAACTCCTGACAAGGAGAAGGATGCGGTGGAGCTGCTTGGAGCCGACTCGTTTATAGTCATCAGTAATGCCGAGCAGATGAAG GCTGCTGCGGGCACTATGGATCATATCGTCAGCACAAGTGCCGGTGCTCTTTCGTTCAGTCCTTTGGTCGCTTTGCTGAAGACGCACGGGAAGATAATTATGGTTGGGACATCGACCAAGCCAATGGAGATACCATCATTCGATTTGGTTTCAG GAGGCAAGAGCATCGTGGGAAGCATGATCGGCGGGATGAAGGTCGCTCAGGAGATGATAGAGTTCGCCAGCGAGCACAGGGTTACGCCGGAGGTTGAGGTGGTCAGAATGGAAGATGTGAATCTTGCGATGGAGCGGCTGGAGAAGGGCGATGTGAGATACCGGTTTGTGGTTGATGTGGCAAACGCCTTCCATGATTCTCGAGGAGTTTGA